Proteins from one Falco naumanni isolate bFalNau1 chromosome 10, bFalNau1.pat, whole genome shotgun sequence genomic window:
- the PLEKHG3 gene encoding pleckstrin homology domain-containing family G member 3 isoform X1: protein MPVPACLQHPALSPVLEPGHAMEEPAGGGAEPWAEGLCNSNNNASPGGWPGGRGGHPLAPFGGPGAEPSYLGRVVLEIVESERTYARDLRSIVEGYLGKIIDAEEPVLRPEQVSALFGNIEDIYELSSTLLQNLESCANDPVAVAVCFVTRSQEFAIYTQYCNNYPSSVAALAECMRSKPQARFLRECQERLRHALPLGAYLLKPVQRILKYHLLLQEIAKHFEHKSGDDYEVVLEAIDTMTCVAWYINDMKRKHEHAIRQQEIQSLLLGWKGPDLTSYGELVLEGTFRVQRVRHERAVFLFDKTLLITKRRGDHYVYKSHIPCSSLMLIESTRDSLCFSLAHYKHGKQQHSLQAKSVEEKRVWTHHIKRLILENHHAIIPQKAKEAILEMDLFYPPRLPRCSPEHLKKSWSCQPLADPAAELRQGRRQSEPFQHRDRAETLPDRLHGHTGRRQSEPAKEILRQLGEQGLKHADSDGALLEAGEPPQHPRTWAVTEGVVEEEEEEEDEEEALDKECQEELPGAVDLPEPQEEQAGGHPLALEGPKRPSSWGPGSCEKVSAALQLLPGSPEGPSTHLPAPPQASSTGEHPEGPGAPEAPSSAGTPAPVLPGGEREPERAAEDLQGLSSEEEEEEEEEGAASSILPPSVLDQASVIAERFGGGGSFSRRSSLALEGRPASRSGSALSLDGAPPLEAGEPGGSRSTVPSPEPLAGARRESLLSSRDRLLLDKIKSYYGHAEHQDASFSVRRRESLSFIPKGLVRSSICRLNGLPRPPAASEPPAQPAPEGPEASPEEPCQENGLQPLELQPPEPLLILEEDDLGAGGEGLPAGPPPRLLLTPPHPGTKVYQLARQYSLRIKSRRAGARCPPAQPEEGDLCTGTPSVGVPRHGGLAVAPSSGVPRSPSSPGNTEPFTWPDVRELRARFGAPRPPPVSRSRSAPDGPCRGGRPAEKERGSGRSRSAEAGGGPSTPEPAPARHSSDGALWVAAEAPLGPGQRVLVLEQLPAPAEPPTYVQIRSPTTREKICLKAVVERCKAYQASEEYRRRCPEPLDTPEPPRHGLVRDLRQKFQTLDAAS, encoded by the exons ATGCCGGTGCccgcctgcctgcagcaccctgccctgagCCCGGTGCTGGAGCCCGGCCACGCCATGGAGGAGccggctggcggcggggccgagccgtgggctgaggggctgtgcaacagcaacaacaacgCTTCCCCCGGGGGGTGGCCGGGTGGCCGTGGCGGGCACCCCCTGGCACCTTTTGGTGGCCCCGGGGCCGAGCCCAGCTACCTGGGGCGGGTGGTGCTGGAGATTGTGGAGTCGGAGCGCACCTACGCCCGTGACCTGCGCAGCATCGTGGAG GGTTACCTGGGCAAGATTATCGATGCGGAGGAGCCAGTGCTGCGGCCGGAGCAGGTCAGCGCGCTTTTCGGCAACATCGAGGACATTTACGAGCTCAGCAG CACCCTGCTGCAAAACCTGGAGAGCTGCGCCAATGACCCCGTGGCCGTGGCTGTCTGCTTCGTCACCCGG AGCCAGGAGTTTGCCATCTACACCCAGTACTGCAACAACTACCCCAG CTCGGTGGCGGCGCTGGCCGAGTGCATGAGGAGCAAGCCCCAGGCCCGGTTCCTCCGTGAGTGCCAGGAGCGGCTGCGGCACGCGCTGCCCCTCGGTGCCTACCTGCTCAAGCCCGTCCAGAGGATCCTCAAGTACCACCTGCTGCTCCAG GAGATCGCCAAGCACTTTGAGCACAAGTCAGGGGACGACTACGAGGTGGTGCTGGAGGCCATTGACACCATGACCTGTGTCGCCTGGTACATCAACGACATGAAGCGCAAGCACGAACACGCCATCCGCCAGCAG GAGATCCAGTCGCTTCTGCTAGGCTGGAAGGGACCGGACCTGACCAGCTATggggagctggtgctggagggcACCTTTCGGGTGCAGCGGGTGCGCCACGAGCGCGCCGTCTTCCTCTTCGACAAGACCCTCCTCATCACCAAGCGCCGTGGTGACCACTATGTCTACAAGAGCCACATCCCG TGCTCCTCGCTGATGCTGATCGAGAGCACACGGGACTCGCTTTGCTTCAGCCTGGCTCACTACAAGCAtggcaagcagcagcacagcctgcag GCCAAAAGTGTGGAGGAGAAACGCGTGTGGACCCATCACATCAAGCGGCTCATCCTGGAGAACCATCACGCCATCATCCCCCAGAAG GCTAAGGAAGCCATCCTGGAGATGGACTTGTTCT ACCCCCCGCGCCTGCCCCGCTGCAGCCCCGAGCACCTGAAGAAGAGCTggtcctgccagcccctggctgACCCCGCTGCTGAGCTGCGCCAGGGCCGCCGGCAGTCCG AGCCCTTCCAGCACCGGGACCGTGCGGAGACACTGCCAGACCGGCTGCACGGGCACACGGGGCGCAGGCAGTCAG agcctgccaaAGAGATCCTGCGGCAGCTGGGTGAGCAAG GGCTGAAG CACGCTGACAGCGACGGGGCTCTCCTGGAGGCGGgggagcccccccagcaccccagaaCCTGGGCAGTGACTGAAGGTgtggtggaggaggaagaggaggaggaagacgaAGAAGAGGCTTTAGACAAGGAATgccaggaggagctgcctgGCGCTGTGGACCTGCCAGAGCCCCAGGAGGAGCAG gctggggggcacccaCTGGCGCTGGAGGGACCCAAGCGGCCAAGCAGCTGGGGGCCAGGGAGCTGCGAGAAGGTcagtgcagccctgcagctcctgccggGGAGTCCCGAGGgacccagcacccacctgcctgcccctccgCAGGCCAGCAGCACCGGGGAGCACCCCGAGGGGCCAGGGGCACCTGAAGCCCCCTCCTCGGCGGGGACCCCGGCACCGGTGCTGCCTGGCGGGGAGCGGGAGCCGGAGCGCGCTGCAGAGGATTTGCAGGGGCTgagcagtgaggaggaggaggaggaggaggaagaaggagctgccagcagcatcctgccccCCTCGGTGCTGGACCAGGCCAGCGTCATCGCGGAGCGCTTCGGTGGTGGCGGCAGCTTCTCCCGCCGCAGCAGCCTGGCGCTGGAGGGGCGGCCGGCCAGCCGCAGCGGCAGCGCGCTCAGCCTGGATGGTGCCCCCCCACTCGAGGCCGGGGAGCCCGGGGGGTCCCGCAGCACCGTCCCTTCACCCGAGCCCCTGGCCGGAGCCCGTCGGGAGTCACTACTCTCCAGCCGGGACCGCCTGCTCCTTGACAAGATTAAGAGCTACTACGGGCACGCCGAGCACCAGGACGCCAGCTTCAGCGTGCGCCGCCGCGAGAGCCTCTCCTTCATCCCCAAGGGACTGGTGCGAAGCTCCATCTGCCGCCTCAACGgcctcccccggcccccggcAGCCTCTGAGCCCCCCGCCCAGCCAGCGCCAGAGGGGCCCGAGGCATCGCCAGAAGAGCCGTGCCAGGAGAACGGGCTGCAGCCCCTTGAGCTGCAGCCCCCCGAGCCGCTGCTCATCCTGGAGGAGGACGACCTGGGCGCCGGGGGTGAGGGGCTGCCGGCTGGGCCACCACCGAGGCTGCTGCTGACCCCCCCGCACCCTGGCACCAAGGTGTACCAGCTGGCACGGCAGTACAGCCTCCGCATCAAGAGCCGCCGTGCCGGTGCCCGAtgccccccagcacagccagaggagGGGGACCTGTGCACCGGCACCCCCTCGGTGGGTGTGCCACGCCATGGGGGGCTGGCGGTGGCCCCCTCCTCGGGTGTCCCCCGCagtccctccagccctggcaaTACCGAGCCCTTCACCTGGCCTGATGTGCGGGAGCTTCGTGCCCGTTTTGGTGCCCCACGGCCCCCACCGGTGAGCCGCAGCCGCTCGGCACCTGACGGGCCGTGCCGGGGCGGCCGGCCAGCCGAGAAGGAGCGAGGCAGCGGCCGGAGCCGGAGCGCCGAGGCGGGCGGGGGTCCCAGCACCCCTGAGCCAGCGCCGGCACGGCACAGCAGTGACGGGGCGCTGTGGGTGGCAGCGGAGGCTCCCCTGGGTCCCGGGCAGcgggtgctggtgctggagcagctgccgGCGCCTGCTGAGCCCCCCACCTACGTGCAGATCCGCTCGCCCACCACCCGGGAGAAGATCTGCTTGAAGGCGGTGGTGGAGCGCTGCAAAGCCTACCAGGCCTCTGAGGAGTACCGGCGGCGCTGCCCCGAGCCCCTCGACACCCCTGAGCCCCCCCGCCACGGCCTCGTCAGGGACCTGCGGCAGAAATTTCAGACCCTTGATGCCGCCAGCTAG